In the genome of cyanobacterium endosymbiont of Braarudosphaera bigelowii, one region contains:
- the metG gene encoding methionine--tRNA ligase codes for MTLKKVKPKKFVLTTPLYYANDLPHVGSAYTTMIADVISRYKKLKGEEVLLITGTDEHGQKIERNAEANNLPAQEHCDRIVNSFKLLWDKLDIQYDRFSRTTDYQHKKIVYEFFQRVWDNDDIYLSRQQGWYCVACEEFKEERELLEGGYCPVHFNKKAEWYDEENYFFRLSKYQLQLEEIYKNNPEFIKPVSCRNEILKFVGQGLRDFSISRVNVKWGFTVPNNPKHTIYVWFDALLGYITALLEPESKEITLNSAISQGWPINLHLIGKDILRFHAIYWPAMLMSAKLPLPEHVFGHGFLTKDGQKMGKSSGNTLNPFELVDKYGSDPIRYYFLKEIECGKDGDFNETRFINTVNADLADDLGNLLNRTLGMAQKYCKGLLPSITGTDLPQEHPLKKIGLDLGENVIKTYDDLKFNEGCEEIFTLIRASNKFIDEQAPWTLFKKGEHEEMEKVLYGVLESVRLAAYLLAPIIPGLSSKIYKQLGFSVDFNQVEYLKKIIPFEKHSQWGKIAHDKLLSKPQPIFAKLDVSLNKNF; via the coding sequence ATGACCTTAAAAAAAGTAAAACCTAAAAAATTTGTTTTAACCACTCCTTTATATTACGCCAATGATTTACCACATGTTGGTAGTGCTTACACAACGATGATAGCTGATGTTATTAGTCGTTATAAAAAACTTAAGGGTGAAGAAGTTCTTTTAATCACAGGAACTGATGAACATGGTCAAAAAATAGAAAGAAATGCTGAAGCAAATAACTTACCTGCACAAGAACATTGTGATCGCATCGTCAATAGTTTTAAACTCCTATGGGATAAGTTAGATATACAATATGATCGCTTTAGCCGGACAACAGATTACCAACATAAAAAGATTGTCTATGAATTTTTTCAACGTGTTTGGGACAATGATGATATTTATCTTTCTAGGCAACAAGGATGGTACTGTGTCGCTTGCGAAGAATTTAAGGAAGAAAGAGAATTACTAGAAGGTGGCTATTGCCCTGTGCATTTTAATAAAAAAGCAGAGTGGTATGATGAAGAAAATTATTTCTTTAGATTGTCTAAATATCAATTACAACTAGAAGAGATATATAAAAATAATCCTGAATTTATTAAGCCGGTAAGTTGTCGTAATGAAATTCTAAAGTTTGTTGGTCAAGGACTTAGAGATTTTTCCATATCTAGGGTTAATGTAAAATGGGGCTTTACCGTTCCTAATAATCCAAAACACACTATTTATGTCTGGTTTGACGCTCTTCTAGGCTATATTACTGCTTTATTAGAACCAGAGTCAAAAGAAATAACACTCAATAGTGCTATTTCTCAAGGATGGCCTATTAACTTGCATTTGATTGGAAAAGATATTCTACGATTTCACGCAATTTATTGGCCAGCTATGCTTATGTCAGCAAAGCTACCTTTGCCTGAACATGTCTTTGGTCATGGATTTTTGACAAAAGATGGCCAAAAAATGGGGAAGAGTTCAGGTAATACTTTAAATCCATTCGAATTAGTTGATAAATATGGTTCCGATCCAATACGCTACTATTTTCTAAAAGAGATAGAATGTGGAAAAGATGGTGACTTTAATGAAACCCGCTTTATAAACACTGTTAATGCTGATCTTGCTGATGACTTAGGAAACCTTCTAAATCGTACTTTAGGAATGGCTCAGAAATATTGCAAGGGATTACTACCTTCAATAACTGGGACAGATTTACCTCAAGAACATCCACTCAAAAAAATAGGATTGGATCTAGGAGAAAATGTAATTAAAACTTACGATGACCTTAAATTTAATGAGGGATGCGAAGAAATTTTTACCTTAATTAGAGCAAGTAATAAATTTATTGACGAGCAAGCCCCTTGGACTTTGTTTAAGAAAGGAGAACATGAAGAAATGGAAAAGGTTTTATACGGAGTGTTAGAATCGGTGCGTCTTGCTGCTTATTTATTAGCTCCAATTATTCCGGGCCTTAGTAGCAAAATCTACAAACAACTTGGTTTTTCAGTTGATTTTAATCAAGTTGAGTATTTAAAGAAAATTATTCCTTTTGAGAAACATAGCCAATGGGGAAAAATAGCTCACGACAAACTTTTATCTAAACCTCAACCTATTTTTGCTAAACTTGACGTCTCTTTAAACAAAAACTTTTAG
- a CDS encoding LabA-like NYN domain-containing protein, which translates to MYDDFEDDLLFTPEQMLENRGRVAIFIDGSNLFYAALQLGIEIDYTKLLYRLTEGSRLLRAFFYTGVDRTNEKQQGFLLWMRRNGYRVIAKDLVQLPDGSKKANLDVEIAVDLMALVGSYDTAIIVSGDGDLAYAANSVSYRGARVEVVSLRSMTSDSLINVADHYIDLDQIKEDIQKTPRTNLAYNSYSTVGILEQNKPR; encoded by the coding sequence ATGTATGATGACTTTGAAGATGATTTGCTTTTTACTCCTGAACAGATGCTAGAAAATAGAGGAAGAGTCGCCATCTTTATTGATGGTTCTAACCTATTTTATGCGGCGTTGCAATTAGGTATTGAAATTGATTATACTAAGCTCCTTTATCGTTTAACTGAAGGTTCGCGTCTTCTTAGAGCTTTTTTCTATACTGGTGTCGATAGAACTAACGAAAAACAGCAAGGTTTTTTATTATGGATGCGAAGAAATGGTTACCGTGTTATTGCAAAAGATCTTGTTCAACTTCCAGATGGATCAAAGAAAGCAAATTTAGATGTAGAAATTGCCGTTGATCTTATGGCACTAGTCGGATCGTACGATACAGCAATAATTGTAAGTGGAGATGGAGATTTGGCCTATGCTGCAAACTCTGTAAGTTATCGTGGAGCAAGAGTAGAAGTTGTTAGCTTACGATCTATGACTAGTGATAGCTTAATTAATGTTGCAGATCACTATATTGATCTTGATCAAATCAAAGAAGATATTCAGAAGACCCCTAGAACTAATCTAGCCTATAATAGTTACTCTACTGTTGGAATACTTGAACAAAACAAACCACGCTAA
- the lptC gene encoding LPS export ABC transporter periplasmic protein LptC translates to MDQKYRNRQQHSLKLKLIRKGMLLLLLSLLACQVEDKTNTNTKTLEKVKEETNLNLQNATLEQSDADGKLLWKIQVDEAKYSPDREKATLTAVKGNIFENGTLVLQIKADYGEIHGNGTKIFLRNNVLAIDPRNQAVIRSEEIEWQPRESLLTMRKNLRGFHPQLEISANEGKYYTHKQKLELKGKIEAISEHKKIKMNTEHLFWEIEKQMVTSNKLSNIVRFEGDTITANLIAQKIVIHLNKHHILVRDNIEYKSIQPPLQASANAILWNYQTRQIFSDQPVQLVQYEENITLIGNKAHVDLSNNIAYLKGKVQGINNNNKSVLQANNLTWYIIDQNIEAIGSVFYLQEENPKFTLAGDKAVGSLKENTIVVTNSNREERVVTEFFTNSK, encoded by the coding sequence ATGGATCAAAAGTATAGAAATCGACAACAGCATTCTCTAAAGCTAAAATTAATTAGGAAGGGAATGCTGCTGCTATTATTAAGTCTACTTGCTTGTCAGGTAGAAGATAAAACTAACACAAATACAAAGACTTTAGAAAAAGTAAAAGAAGAAACTAATTTAAATCTTCAAAATGCTACTTTAGAACAGTCTGATGCTGATGGTAAACTACTCTGGAAAATACAGGTAGATGAGGCTAAATATAGTCCAGATCGTGAAAAAGCAACTTTAACTGCTGTAAAAGGTAATATTTTTGAAAATGGTACACTTGTTTTACAAATCAAAGCAGATTATGGAGAAATTCATGGTAATGGAACTAAGATTTTTTTAAGAAATAATGTTTTAGCAATTGATCCAAGAAATCAAGCAGTTATTCGTAGTGAAGAAATAGAATGGCAGCCACGTGAATCACTTTTAACAATGCGTAAAAACCTACGAGGTTTTCATCCTCAGCTAGAAATTTCTGCTAATGAGGGAAAATATTATACACACAAGCAAAAGTTAGAATTAAAAGGAAAAATTGAAGCCATATCAGAACATAAGAAAATAAAGATGAATACAGAACATTTGTTTTGGGAAATTGAAAAACAAATGGTAACCAGCAATAAGTTATCAAATATTGTTAGGTTCGAAGGTGATACTATAACTGCTAATCTAATAGCTCAAAAAATAGTTATACATTTAAACAAACATCATATCCTTGTTAGGGACAATATTGAATATAAATCTATTCAACCACCTCTTCAAGCATCAGCTAATGCAATTTTATGGAACTATCAAACTCGTCAAATATTTTCTGATCAACCAGTTCAATTAGTTCAATATGAAGAAAATATTACTCTTATTGGCAATAAAGCACATGTTGATTTAAGCAATAATATTGCTTATCTTAAAGGCAAAGTTCAAGGAATAAATAACAATAATAAGAGTGTATTACAAGCTAATAATTTAACTTGGTATATTATTGACCAAAATATTGAAGCTATAGGTAGTGTATTTTATCTTCAAGAAGAAAATCCTAAGTTTACTCTGGCTGGAGATAAAGCCGTTGGAAGTTTGAAAGAAAATACTATAGTTGTAACCAATAGTAATAGGGAAGAACGAGTCGTTACTGAGTTTTTTACAAATTCAAAGTAA
- a CDS encoding DegT/DnrJ/EryC1/StrS family aminotransferase — protein sequence MQVNTIPPVDLVRQYESINKEIDNAILKVVRSGHYIGGSVVKDFEQQLSQYIGTSQCLTCNSGTDALYLALKALNIGFDDEVITTPFSFIATAETISLVGAKPVFADIERDTFNLDLENIEKTISPRTKAIIVVHLFGQPVNMTRLMEIANKHNLYVIEDCAQATGAKWEKKVVGSIGHVGCFSFFPTKNLGACGDGGAITTNDSRVAQTIRIIKEHGSMQRYHHDVVGINSRLDTIQAGILQVKLSYLDTWNEQRRKIADYYDKLLNSVSMIKLPKEIMGGYHVWNQYTVLVENKINNKKYNRDILKKGLEDQGIISMVYYPIPIHLQKVYVNLGYKEMSFPITEKVSHEVLSLPIFPGMLPQEQEQVANAIKASFNT from the coding sequence ATGCAAGTAAATACTATTCCTCCCGTTGATTTAGTTCGTCAATACGAGTCTATTAATAAAGAAATCGATAATGCGATCCTTAAGGTGGTACGCTCCGGCCACTATATTGGTGGTTCTGTTGTAAAAGATTTTGAACAGCAGTTATCTCAATATATAGGTACCTCCCAATGTTTAACCTGCAACTCAGGTACTGACGCCCTCTATTTAGCCTTAAAAGCACTAAATATTGGTTTTGATGACGAAGTAATCACTACTCCTTTCAGCTTTATAGCTACTGCAGAAACGATTAGCTTAGTAGGAGCAAAACCAGTCTTTGCTGATATTGAGCGTGATACTTTTAATTTGGATTTGGAAAATATAGAGAAAACAATTAGTCCTAGAACTAAAGCAATTATCGTAGTTCATCTTTTTGGACAACCTGTCAATATGACTCGCTTAATGGAAATTGCTAATAAACATAACTTATATGTTATCGAAGATTGTGCCCAAGCTACTGGGGCTAAATGGGAAAAGAAAGTTGTTGGTAGTATTGGACATGTAGGCTGTTTTAGCTTTTTTCCCACAAAAAATTTAGGAGCGTGCGGAGATGGTGGAGCGATCACAACTAATGATTCTAGAGTTGCTCAGACTATTAGAATCATTAAGGAGCACGGCTCTATGCAACGCTATCATCATGATGTAGTTGGTATTAATAGTCGTTTAGACACTATACAGGCTGGCATTTTACAAGTAAAGCTATCTTATCTAGATACATGGAATGAACAAAGACGTAAAATAGCTGATTATTATGACAAGTTATTAAATTCAGTTTCAATGATAAAACTTCCTAAGGAAATTATGGGAGGATATCATGTTTGGAATCAATATACAGTTTTAGTAGAAAACAAAATAAACAACAAAAAATATAATAGAGATATTTTAAAAAAAGGTTTAGAAGATCAAGGAATTATTTCTATGGTCTATTATCCTATTCCTATTCATTTGCAAAAGGTTTACGTAAATTTAGGGTATAAAGAAATGTCATTTCCAATTACTGAAAAGGTATCCCACGAAGTGCTTTCATTACCCATATTTCCTGGCATGTTACCACAGGAACAAGAACAAGTTGCTAATGCAATAAAAGCTAGTTTTAATACATAG
- the acs gene encoding acetate--CoA ligase — protein sequence MLNHHKEDTIESILQEERVVSPSSNFSINAHIKSFQDYEKLYKKSILEPESFWENLAAKELHWFHKWDNVLEWNPPNSKWFVNGKLNITYNCIDRHLTPSRRNKPAIIWEGEPGDSRILTYENLYVEVCKFANILKQLKVTKGDCVAIYMPMIPEAIIAMLACARIGAVHAVVFGGFSAESLKGRLKDSQAKILVTADGGFRKDKIVPLKSQVDIALENNSSSIEKVIVVRRTEENITMRNGRDFWLHNLQQNISTDCPPEIMDSEDTLFILYTSGSTGKPKGVVHTIGGYSLYTHITTKWVFDLKDTDIYWCTADIGWITGHSYSVYGPLSNGATSLIYEGVPRPSNLGCFWNIIEKYGVNIFYTAPTAIRSFMKMGEDIPQKFDLSSLRLLGTVGEPINPEVWMWYYRIIGNEKCPIVDTWWQTETGGIIITSLPGAISSKPGSASLPFPGIIADVVDKCGNSVSRNTGGLLVIKNPWPSMLRTIYGDHQRFEKSYWKFLSDKSDKCMYSSGDSARRDTDGYFWILGRTDDVMNISGHRLGSMELESALVSHHTVNEASVVSVPHQIKGEDIYAFVTLNNSFKASDQLSNELKQHVTREIGAIARPATIQFTQELPKTRSGKIVRRFLRQIAAGQSIEGDKSTIVNPNVLNELEEQAKWLRNNNLYY from the coding sequence ATGTTAAATCACCACAAAGAAGATACTATAGAATCTATTCTTCAAGAAGAAAGAGTTGTTTCTCCTTCATCCAATTTTAGCATTAATGCACATATCAAAAGCTTTCAAGATTATGAGAAACTTTATAAGAAATCTATATTAGAGCCAGAAAGTTTTTGGGAAAACCTTGCAGCAAAAGAGTTGCACTGGTTTCATAAATGGGATAATGTTTTAGAGTGGAATCCACCTAATTCTAAGTGGTTTGTTAATGGAAAATTAAATATTACTTATAATTGTATTGATCGTCACCTTACTCCCTCAAGACGAAACAAACCAGCTATTATATGGGAAGGAGAACCTGGCGATTCTCGAATTTTAACATATGAAAATCTATATGTGGAAGTTTGTAAATTTGCTAATATTCTGAAGCAATTAAAAGTAACCAAGGGTGATTGTGTAGCGATATATATGCCAATGATACCTGAGGCTATCATTGCTATGCTTGCTTGTGCTCGAATAGGTGCAGTTCATGCAGTTGTCTTTGGAGGTTTTAGTGCTGAATCTTTAAAAGGACGCTTAAAAGATTCACAAGCAAAAATTTTGGTTACTGCAGATGGTGGTTTTCGTAAAGATAAAATTGTTCCTCTTAAATCTCAAGTTGACATAGCTCTGGAAAATAATTCTTCAAGCATTGAGAAAGTAATAGTAGTTAGACGCACAGAAGAAAATATTACGATGAGAAATGGACGTGATTTTTGGCTGCATAATTTGCAGCAAAATATCTCTACTGATTGTCCTCCAGAAATTATGGATAGTGAAGATACTTTGTTTATTCTTTACACCAGTGGAAGTACTGGAAAACCTAAAGGAGTAGTACATACTATTGGTGGATATAGTCTATATACTCATATAACAACTAAATGGGTCTTTGATCTAAAAGATACAGATATTTATTGGTGCACAGCTGATATAGGCTGGATTACAGGACATAGCTATAGCGTTTATGGCCCATTGTCAAACGGAGCCACCTCTTTAATTTATGAAGGTGTTCCTCGACCATCAAATCTTGGCTGTTTTTGGAATATTATTGAAAAATATGGTGTTAATATTTTTTACACTGCACCAACTGCCATCCGTTCTTTTATGAAAATGGGGGAAGATATACCTCAAAAGTTTGATTTATCCTCTTTGCGACTTTTAGGAACTGTAGGAGAACCTATAAACCCTGAAGTTTGGATGTGGTATTACCGGATAATAGGTAATGAGAAATGTCCTATTGTAGATACTTGGTGGCAAACAGAAACAGGTGGAATCATCATAACGTCTTTACCTGGAGCAATATCTAGTAAACCAGGTTCGGCTTCTCTTCCTTTTCCTGGCATTATTGCGGATGTAGTAGATAAATGTGGCAACAGTGTGTCTAGAAATACTGGTGGATTGTTAGTAATTAAGAATCCATGGCCAAGTATGTTAAGAACCATTTATGGTGATCACCAACGTTTTGAAAAAAGTTATTGGAAATTTTTATCCGATAAATCGGATAAATGTATGTATTCTTCAGGAGATAGTGCACGTAGGGATACCGATGGCTATTTCTGGATTTTAGGGCGTACTGATGATGTTATGAATATTTCAGGTCATCGCCTAGGTTCTATGGAGTTAGAATCAGCATTAGTCTCACATCACACAGTCAATGAAGCAAGTGTAGTTAGCGTACCACACCAAATTAAAGGAGAGGATATTTATGCTTTTGTAACACTTAATAATAGTTTCAAGGCGAGCGATCAGCTATCTAATGAGCTAAAACAACATGTTACTAGAGAAATCGGAGCCATTGCTCGTCCTGCAACTATTCAGTTTACACAAGAATTGCCTAAAACACGTTCTGGAAAAATTGTTAGGAGATTTTTAAGACAAATTGCAGCAGGACAAAGTATTGAAGGAGATAAATCTACGATAGTTAACCCTAATGTTTTGAATGAACTAGAAGAACAAGCTAAATGGCTACGTAATAATAATTTGTATTACTAG
- the tatC gene encoding twin-arginine translocase subunit TatC: MKQPLSETCDQLGKEEYLNEIPDEAEMPLLDHIEELRTRILYALAAVCLNIILCFVVVKPLVRWLEVPAQGVKLLQLAPGEFFFVSIKVAGYSGLLITSPFIIYQILRFILPGLTRRERRLLGPTILISSVLFFAGIGFSYWILIPAALNFFITYGSNVVEQAWSIDRYFEFILLLMFSTGIAFQIPIIQLMLGYLGIISSHKMLREWRIVVVGAVILGAILTPSTDPLTQSLLAGAVLVLYFGGIFIVKLSGK, encoded by the coding sequence ATGAAGCAACCCTTAAGTGAAACTTGTGATCAACTGGGAAAAGAGGAATATCTCAATGAGATACCAGATGAAGCAGAAATGCCATTACTAGATCATATTGAAGAGTTAAGAACACGTATTCTTTATGCTTTAGCAGCAGTATGTTTGAATATAATCTTATGTTTTGTAGTAGTAAAACCCCTCGTAAGATGGTTGGAGGTTCCTGCACAAGGAGTAAAACTTTTACAACTAGCACCTGGAGAATTCTTTTTTGTTTCTATAAAAGTTGCTGGTTATAGTGGTTTACTGATTACGAGCCCTTTTATCATTTACCAAATTTTAAGATTTATTTTACCTGGATTAACTCGTAGGGAACGTCGTCTATTAGGTCCCACTATTCTTATCTCTAGTGTTCTCTTTTTCGCAGGGATAGGATTTTCCTATTGGATTTTAATACCTGCTGCATTAAACTTTTTTATAACTTACGGCTCTAATGTAGTTGAACAAGCTTGGTCAATTGATCGTTATTTTGAATTTATTTTACTATTAATGTTTAGTACTGGTATTGCATTCCAAATTCCTATAATTCAGTTAATGTTGGGTTACTTGGGTATCATATCATCCCATAAAATGTTGAGAGAGTGGCGTATAGTGGTAGTAGGCGCAGTCATTTTAGGAGCTATTTTAACACCATCTACAGATCCTTTAACTCAATCTTTATTAGCTGGAGCAGTCCTAGTATTATATTTTGGTGGTATTTTTATCGTTAAATTAAGTGGTAAATAA
- the psaM gene encoding photosystem I reaction center subunit XII, with translation MLSNAQIFIALAVALVPGILAFRLSTELYK, from the coding sequence ATGTTATCTAATGCACAAATTTTCATTGCCTTAGCTGTTGCTTTAGTTCCTGGTATTCTAGCGTTTCGTTTATCTACGGAACTTTATAAATAA
- a CDS encoding phage holin family protein, with product MISLLIVWITTSASLLLVSKLPIGVDIDSFTKALKASIIFGILNTLLKPILVFLTIPLTIVTLGLSLLIINAMIFGITSIFVEGFRLRYGLWSAVLGSVFLSLTNNTVLKILTVTGWN from the coding sequence ATGATAAGTTTACTAATTGTTTGGATCACTACATCAGCAAGTTTGTTACTTGTTAGTAAACTACCTATTGGTGTTGATATAGATAGTTTCACTAAAGCTCTAAAAGCTTCCATTATTTTTGGAATTCTTAATACTTTACTTAAACCAATTTTGGTTTTTTTAACAATCCCTTTAACTATAGTAACACTTGGACTATCTCTGCTAATTATAAATGCTATGATTTTCGGTATCACCTCTATATTTGTTGAAGGTTTTCGTTTACGCTATGGTTTATGGAGTGCTGTTTTAGGTTCAGTTTTTCTAAGCCTTACTAACAATACTGTCTTGAAGATACTTACAGTTACAGGGTGGAACTGA
- a CDS encoding TolC family protein produces MFLLNYYACAGYLMVLLFNLSLIAQALSPMQEEYETTKLFPKSNKKSQVKNYIDDFKGKQDLLIKSSFEKSNYINTIKSSFEINCKQVNFPFNFRYVDYLKTVSIKSLSECTSIDNKFLVSSIKKDNIKIILNRSLTLREVISVALQNNQEIENARVVIEEFKARLIEQEAKLYPSLDIDSRLNHKFFERQSIDFSQGFRKQVAASSRETTGIFNVSLRYDIYTGGERDGRIRKAEREIRGRQLQLEQIAEQIRFEATDNYYLLQNADAEVAIAQADVENATQTLRDAQLLERAGLGTKFDILRADGDLATANEQLARTVAKQRIARKKLTETLNLGQKVELSAADNISELGYWKLSLEETIVQAYKNRAELEQQLIQVEIGKQDRRIAIAEIIPKLDIIAQYGFNDEFEDALGALINYRFETRLRWRLFDGGRAFAGARAAERRIDQANIQFADLRSQIRFEVEEAYYNLIANKGNIESTRKNIITREEGLRLARLRFQEGIGVQTDVIDAQRDLSKARGDFLQAIIEYNRSINLLQRAVSNFPDSRLFKKI; encoded by the coding sequence ATGTTTCTTCTAAATTACTATGCATGTGCTGGTTATTTAATGGTATTGCTATTTAATTTGTCGTTGATAGCACAGGCTTTATCCCCCATGCAAGAAGAATATGAAACTACAAAGCTTTTCCCAAAATCTAATAAAAAATCACAAGTTAAAAACTATATCGATGATTTTAAAGGAAAACAGGATTTATTGATAAAATCTAGTTTTGAAAAAAGCAATTACATAAACACAATAAAATCATCTTTTGAAATCAACTGTAAACAAGTAAATTTTCCCTTTAATTTTAGATATGTTGATTACTTAAAAACTGTCTCTATAAAATCACTTTCCGAATGTACAAGTATAGATAATAAATTTTTAGTATCTTCTATAAAAAAGGACAATATTAAGATAATACTTAATAGATCTCTTACTCTAAGAGAAGTTATTTCTGTAGCTTTACAAAATAATCAAGAAATAGAAAATGCTCGTGTTGTCATAGAAGAGTTTAAAGCACGACTAATTGAGCAGGAAGCAAAGCTTTATCCTAGTTTAGATATAGATTCACGCTTAAATCATAAGTTTTTTGAGAGACAATCTATTGACTTTAGCCAAGGTTTCAGAAAACAAGTTGCAGCAAGTTCTCGGGAAACAACAGGAATTTTCAATGTTTCCCTCCGGTATGATATTTATACTGGTGGTGAGAGAGACGGTCGTATTAGAAAAGCAGAACGAGAAATTAGGGGTCGACAACTACAGCTTGAACAAATTGCTGAACAAATTCGTTTTGAAGCAACAGATAATTATTACCTTTTACAAAATGCTGATGCTGAGGTGGCTATTGCTCAAGCAGATGTTGAAAATGCCACTCAAACTTTAAGAGATGCACAGCTTTTAGAAAGGGCTGGTTTAGGAACTAAGTTTGATATATTACGTGCAGATGGAGATTTGGCGACTGCTAACGAACAATTAGCAAGAACTGTTGCAAAACAGCGAATAGCAAGGAAAAAACTTACAGAAACCTTAAATTTAGGTCAAAAAGTTGAGCTATCAGCTGCTGACAATATTTCTGAACTAGGATATTGGAAACTTTCGTTAGAAGAAACTATAGTTCAAGCATATAAAAATCGTGCAGAATTAGAACAACAACTCATTCAAGTAGAGATAGGAAAGCAAGATCGTCGTATTGCGATCGCAGAAATAATCCCTAAACTAGATATTATTGCTCAGTATGGCTTTAATGATGAATTTGAAGATGCTTTAGGAGCATTAATTAATTATCGTTTTGAGACTCGTTTAAGATGGAGACTATTTGATGGTGGTAGGGCTTTTGCAGGTGCTAGAGCTGCAGAACGTAGAATTGATCAAGCCAATATCCAATTTGCAGATTTACGCAGTCAGATTCGATTTGAAGTCGAAGAGGCTTATTACAATCTCATTGCCAACAAAGGAAATATCGAAAGTACACGCAAAAACATTATTACTAGAGAAGAAGGACTAAGATTAGCTAGATTAAGATTCCAAGAAGGAATAGGTGTCCAAACTGATGTAATAGATGCTCAACGAGATTTGTCTAAGGCACGAGGAGATTTTTTGCAAGCAATCATTGAATATAACCGTTCTATTAATTTACTTCAAAGAGCAGTAAGTAACTTTCCAGATAGCCGTCTATTCAAAAAAATTTAA
- the groES gene encoding co-chaperone GroES gives MAAISINVSTVKPLGDRIFLKVNPAEEKTAGGILLPDNAQEKPQIGEVVSVGPGKRNDDGSRSELDVKVGDKVLYSKYAGTDVKLSGEDYVLLSEKDILAAVA, from the coding sequence ATGGCAGCAATCAGTATTAATGTATCTACCGTTAAGCCCCTTGGAGATCGTATTTTTCTTAAGGTCAATCCTGCTGAAGAAAAAACTGCTGGCGGTATTTTATTGCCAGATAATGCTCAAGAAAAGCCTCAAATAGGTGAAGTTGTTTCTGTTGGGCCTGGCAAACGTAATGATGATGGTAGTCGTTCTGAACTGGATGTCAAGGTAGGTGATAAAGTCCTTTACTCTAAATATGCTGGAACTGATGTCAAGCTATCTGGAGAAGACTATGTACTACTTTCTGAAAAAGATATCCTAGCAGCTGTTGCTTAA